AATACTTCGATACAGAAGCGGTGAAAAATCATTGTCTGAACGAATTGGAGAAGCTGCTGCAGCAGCAATCCGCACAAATTGCCGGCTTGATCATCGAGCCGCTTGTCCAGGGCGCGGCAGGCATCATCACCCATCCAGATGGTTTTTTGAAGGAGGTCGAAATTCTATGCAGGCAGTACGATGTCCTTTTGATTTGCGACGAAGTGGCGGTAGGATTCGGACGCACCGGTACGATGTTCGCCTGCGAGCAAGAAGATGTCGTACCGGATATCATGTGCATGGGCAAAGGGATCACTGGCGGCTATATGCCCCTTGCGGCGACCATCATGAACGATCAGATTTTCCAATCGTTCTTGGGAGAGCGTGAGGAGCATAAAACCTTTTATCATGGCCATACCTATACAGGGAACCAGCTCGCCTGCGCATTGGCGCTGAAGAACATCGAGCTGATGGAGGAGCGCGGGCTAATTCATGACATCCAGAAGAAGGCCAGGCAGCTTACAAAAAAACTCCAGGCGCTATACGATTTTCCCATCGTCGGCGATGTCCGCCAGCGCGGGCTGATGATAGGAGTGGAAATCGTCAAAGACCGCCAAACAAAAGAGACGTTCCCGCTTCAAGAGAATATCGTTTCCGAAATCATCATTAAGGCACGGGAACATGGACTGATCATCCGGGAGCTTGGCCCCGTCATCACGATGATGCCGATCCTGGCCATGTCCGAAGCGGAATTGACTGCCATGGTCGACACGGTTTACCGCTCGATACAAGAAGTGGTTCTCGAAAAAGGATTGATCCAAGCAGCAAACTAAAATCGAAAGAAACCGGAACAAGTACATCGTTCCGGTTTTTTTTGTAGTTTGCCATCCTGTCCCTATGCCAAATATGACGCTTCAATCAAACAAAGGAATCTCCGGCGGTATTCCCGCCTCTGGCAGAAAGTAAATGAAAATGGTCAAACAAATGATGAATAAGGAAAAGATGAATGCCCCGAACGAAATGCCCAAGCTGTATTTCTTGCCTGCCAAATATAAGCTGATCAAAAAACTAGCACATCCGATGGTCAAGCATAGGATGGCACCGGCATACGCGTTCAACGTCGGGAGAATTCCCGTGAGGTAAAGCAGGATGAAGGCAATTTGCAGAAATATGCATATGCCAAGCAGTCGTTTCATGTGTATCTCCTTACGCTTCATTTGGAATGAGCTCGTATATTAATTATGACGAATCCCCTTTTTATCCGAAGCAAACAATATCTATCCAGGATGTTCAACAATCAGGTTAAAGGAATTTATTGTCTCTCGCTT
This genomic stretch from Peribacillus muralis harbors:
- the bioA gene encoding adenosylmethionine--8-amino-7-oxononanoate transaminase, whose protein sequence is MNHNLLEQWDKEYVWHPFTQMKTYRESKPLIIERGEGSYLIDVEGNRYLDGYASLWVNVHGHNEPELNGALIAQVNKIAHSTLLGSANVPSILLAKKLAEITPGHLSKVFYSDTGSAAVEIALKVAYQYWQNIDPDKYRHKNKFVSLDEAYHGDTVGAVSVGGMDLYHRIFKPLLFERISVPSPYAYHMTEYFDTEAVKNHCLNELEKLLQQQSAQIAGLIIEPLVQGAAGIITHPDGFLKEVEILCRQYDVLLICDEVAVGFGRTGTMFACEQEDVVPDIMCMGKGITGGYMPLAATIMNDQIFQSFLGEREEHKTFYHGHTYTGNQLACALALKNIELMEERGLIHDIQKKARQLTKKLQALYDFPIVGDVRQRGLMIGVEIVKDRQTKETFPLQENIVSEIIIKAREHGLIIRELGPVITMMPILAMSEAELTAMVDTVYRSIQEVVLEKGLIQAAN